Proteins from a genomic interval of Rosa chinensis cultivar Old Blush chromosome 2, RchiOBHm-V2, whole genome shotgun sequence:
- the LOC112186240 gene encoding LEAF RUST 10 DISEASE-RESISTANCE LOCUS RECEPTOR-LIKE PROTEIN KINASE-like 2.7, with product MMNSLVLQSLIPFLVITSFFSINLPFTLCADDPQYAFCNQAINCGNIPNISYPFWGVNRPNYCGQPGFEIECQDNVPVINMRNINFRILETNSSSTDRAVKVARNDYWKTICPISYVNTSIDFSLFNYGSGLQNMSFYYGCNTTSNPTGLNVSLVCNSSVTVSYLTQSQTSGLPFRPVSTGACENEVLVPVPKRLFWLLITIKRRSKKPSMGVSYWD from the coding sequence ATGATGAACTCCCTTGTGCTTCAATCTTTGATTCCTTTCCTCGTGATCACTTCCTTTTTCTCAATCAATCTTCCATTCACTCTGTGTGCCGATGATCCTCAATATGCCTTCTGCAACCAGGCCATCAACTGTGGCAACATCCCTAACATCTCGTACCCCTTTTGGGGAGTGAATCGACCTAACTATTGTGGCCAGCCCGGGTTCGAAATCGAATGCCAAGACAATGTCCCAGTGATCAACATGAGAAATATCAACTTCAGAATTCTTGAGACGAACTCTAGTAGTACAGATCGGGCTGTTAAAGTTGCTAGGAACGATTATTGGAAAACTATCTGCCCCATTTCTTATGTTAACACCAGCATCGACTTTTCTCTGTTCAATTATGGTTCTGGGCTTCAGAACATGTCTTTTTACTACGGATGTAATACTACTTCAAATCCTACAGGGTTAAATGTTTCCCTTGTTTGCAACAGTAGTGTCACTGTCTCCTATCTCACACAATCACAAACTAGTGGACTCCCGTTTAGACCAGTTTCTACTGGGGCATGCGAAAATGAGGTTCTGGTTCCGGTTCCGAAACGGCTGTTTTGGCTCTTGATAACAATCAAACGACGATCCAAGAAGCCATCGATGGGGGTTTCGTACTGGGATTGA
- the LOC112185158 gene encoding uncharacterized protein LOC112185158 has protein sequence MLKFCGKPLTEDELLEKTLSTIPVSAIVISKQFRTEVNAGRITRFNELINILSVSEKYDNILVKNYNSRPIGTKSVREANYNAPKKGRKQQNPNNKGQERRTGPYNHPNKERNRNFKADTRGGNFTRGGNSTRGNFTRGGNSTRGRGGNHNDVCHRCGSIEHWFKQCHASTKLAASYKEYRQNREQESNLAENEDSEDVNLTIEDFKAEQMHEDAADFD, from the exons ATGTTGAAGTTCTGTGGAAAGCCTCTCACAGAAGATGAGCtacttgagaagactctctccaccattcccgtctcagcaattgtgATATCAAAGCAATTTCGCacagaagtcaatgctggacgaattACAAGGTTTAATGAGCTTATTAATATTTTGTCGGTATCTGAAAAGTacgacaacatccttgtaaagaattataattctaGGCCCATAGGAACCAAGAGCGTCCGTGAggcaaattataatgcacccaaaaaggGGCGCAAGCAGCAAAACCCTAATAATAAGGGACAAGAAAGGCGTACGGGCCCATATAACCACCCCAATAAAGAGAGAAACCGCAACTTTAAAGCGGACACTCGTGGTGGCAACTTCACACGTGGTGGTAACTCCACACGTGGCAACTTCACACGTGGTGGCaactccacacgtgggagag GAGGCAACCATAATGACGTGTGTCATAGATGCGGATCAATCGAGcattggttcaaacaatgcCATGCAAGTACtaaactagctgcaagctacaaaGAGTATAGGCAAAACAGGGAGCAAGAATCCAACCTTGCCGAAAATGAAGATagtgaagatgtcaatctcacaatagaggacttcaaagctgaacaaATGCAcgaggatgcagcagactttgattag
- the LOC112189921 gene encoding LEAF RUST 10 DISEASE-RESISTANCE LOCUS RECEPTOR-LIKE PROTEIN KINASE-like 2.7 isoform X1, with product MNSLLVQSLITFFVITSFFFSINLPFTLCADHFQYANCSQAIKCGNIPNISYPFWGVNRADYCGQPSCEVECQDNIPVINISDVKYRILEMSSSSTNRMVKVARDDYWETLCPPSYINDSIIDPWLYDDFNSRNLSLYYDCNPAAFETYTGLDYSSNSQVCSNKVTVSFTTKNLNSAIDVVSAGVCKDMVNLTVFETAFIALEKNSTKIQDAIKGGFELGLGIDTGPCDSCEASGGKCGVSHGEFMCFCQDQPVSTNCSSSSVSPSSLSPGPVAGSPSSLSPGLVADSPSSFSPGPVADSPSSRSPGPIAGSPSSLSPGPIAGSPSSHSPGLVAGISAGVAGTILVVVSIMYKSRKRMGLYKNFTRDEFDIEEFIRNNGSLTPQRYTYSKVKKMTNAFKDKIGKGGYGTVYKGVQPDGLVVAVKVLSESKGNGEEFINEVASIGRTSHVNIVTLLGFCYERDKRALIYEYMPNGSLDNFIHKQGSDVNANCRLEWKTLSEIAVGIARGLEYLHRGCNTRILHFDIKPQNILLDKDFCPKVSDFGLAKLCKTKESIVSMMGMRGTAGYIAPEVFSRNFGGVSHKSDVYSYGMLVLEMVGARKNVDSGVSHTSEMFPHYIYKDLELENDGSILGDLSEEENKIVRKMILMSLWCIQTSPSDRPSMSKVVEMLEGPLHSLPIPPKPYLFHTARFAEESATTSQPSETG from the exons ATGAACTCCCTTCTGGTTCAATCTTTGATTACCTTCTTTGTGATCActtcctttttcttctcaatCAACCTTCCTTTTACTCTTTGTGCCGATCATTTTCAATATGCCAACTGCAGCCAGGCCATCAAGTGTGGCAACATCCCAAACATCTCGTACCCCTTTTGGGGAGTGAACCGAGCTGATTACTGTGGCCAACCCTCCTGCGAAGTCGAATGCCAAGACAATATCCCAGTGATCAATATCTCCGATGTCAAATACAGAATTCTTGAGATGAGCTCTAGTAGTACAAATCGGATGGTTAAAGTTGCTAGGGATGATTATTGGGAAACTCTCTGTCCCCCAAGTTATATTAATGACTCGATCATAGACCCCTGGCTTTATGATGATTTCAACTCTCGAAACCTGTCCCTTTACTACGACTGCAACCCTGCGGCTTTTGAAACCTACACAGGGTTAGATTATTCGAGCAATTCACAGGTTTGCAGTAATAAAGTCACTGTCTCCTTTACCACAAAAAATCTCAATTCTGCTATCGATGTAGTTTCTGCGGGCGTCTGTAAAGATATGGTTAACCTTACGGTATTTGAGACAGCTTTTATTGCTCTGGAGAAGAACTCAACAAAGATCCAAGATGCGATAAAAGGCGGTTTTGAATTGGGATTAGGGATTGATACTGGTCCATGCGACAGTTGTGAGGCATCGGGAGGGAAGTGCGGGGTTAGCCATGGTGAATTTATGTGCTTTTGTCAAGACCAGCCCGTTAGTACAAACTGTAGTAGTTCATCAG TTTCTCCAAGTTCACTTTCACCTGGTCCTGTCGCAG GTTCTCCAAGTTCACTTTCACCTGGTCTTGTCGCAG ATTCTCCAAGTTCATTTTCACCTGGTCCTGTCGCAG ATTCTCCAAGTTCACGTTCACCTGGTCCTATCGCAG GTTCTCCAAGTTCACTCTCACCTGGTCCTATCGCAG GTTCTCCAAGTTCACATTCACCTGGTCTTGTCGCAG GCATTTCGGCTGGTGTGGCTGGGACAATCTTAGTTGTTGTCAGTATTATGTACAAATCAAGAAAAAGAATGGGCCTCTACAAGAATTTTACGAGGGATGAGTTTGACATCGAGGAATTCATAAGGAATAATGGATCGCTTACCCCTCAGCGGTATACTTATTCAAAGGTGAAGAAAATGACAAATGCATTCAAAGATAAAATAGGGAAAGGAGGATATGGCACTGTATACAAAGGAGTTCAACCTGATGGCCTTGTCGTGGCAGTGAAAGTCCTAAGCGAATCCAAAGGTAATGGAGAAGAATTTATAAATGAAGTTGCTAGCATTGGTAGAACTTCCCATGTCAATATAGTCACTCTTTTGGGATTCTGTTACGAAAGGGATAAAAGAGCTCTGATTTATGAGTACATGCCTAATGGATCTCTGGATAACTTCATACATAAACAAGGATCTGACGTTAATGCAAATTGCCGCTTGGAATGGAAAACATTATCTGAAATTGCAGTTGGCATTGCTCGGGGTCTAGAGTACTTGCACCGTGGTTGTAACACAAGAATTTTGCATTTTGACATAAAGCCGCAGAACATTCTTTTGGACAAAGATTTTTGTCCAAAAGTATCTGATTTCGGCCTTGCCAAGCTATGCAAAACGAAGGAAAGTATTGTATCGATGATGGGAATGAGAGGAACTGCAGGATATATTGCACCAGAAGTATTTAGTCGAAACTTTGGAGGAGTCTCTCACAAATCTGATGTTTATAGCTATGGAATGTTGGTTCTTGAAATGGTTGGGGCAAGAAAGAATGTGGATTCCGGAGTATCTCATACTAGTGAAATGTTTCCACATTACATTTATAAAGATCTAGAGCTAGAAAATGATGGAAGTATTTTGGGGGATCTATCAGAGGAGGAAAACAAAATAGTAAGAAAGATGATATTAATGAGTCTATGGTGCATTCAGACAAGTCCATCTGATCGGCCATCAATGAGCAAAGTGGTAGAGATGCTAGAAGGTCCCCTTCATTCTTTGCCCATTCCACCGAAGCCTTACTTGTTTCACACTGCAAGGTTTGCAGAGGAATCTGCGACCACATCTCAACCATCTGAAACAGGCTAG
- the LOC112189921 gene encoding LEAF RUST 10 DISEASE-RESISTANCE LOCUS RECEPTOR-LIKE PROTEIN KINASE-like 2.4 isoform X4: MNSLLVQSLITFFVITSFFFSINLPFTLCADHFQYANCSQAIKCGNIPNISYPFWGVNRADYCGQPSCEVECQDNIPVINISDVKYRILEMSSSSTNRMVKVARDDYWETLCPPSYINDSIIDPWLYDDFNSRNLSLYYDCNPAAFETYTGLDYSSNSQVCSNKVTVSFTTKNLNSAIDVVSAGVCKDMVNLTVFETAFIALEKNSTKIQDAIKGGFELGLGIDTGPCDSCEASGGKCGVSHGEFMCFCQDQPVSTNCSSSSDSPSSRSPGPIAGSPSSLSPGPIAGSPSSHSPGLVAGISAGVAGTILVVVSIMYKSRKRMGLYKNFTRDEFDIEEFIRNNGSLTPQRYTYSKVKKMTNAFKDKIGKGGYGTVYKGVQPDGLVVAVKVLSESKGNGEEFINEVASIGRTSHVNIVTLLGFCYERDKRALIYEYMPNGSLDNFIHKQGSDVNANCRLEWKTLSEIAVGIARGLEYLHRGCNTRILHFDIKPQNILLDKDFCPKVSDFGLAKLCKTKESIVSMMGMRGTAGYIAPEVFSRNFGGVSHKSDVYSYGMLVLEMVGARKNVDSGVSHTSEMFPHYIYKDLELENDGSILGDLSEEENKIVRKMILMSLWCIQTSPSDRPSMSKVVEMLEGPLHSLPIPPKPYLFHTARFAEESATTSQPSETG; encoded by the exons ATGAACTCCCTTCTGGTTCAATCTTTGATTACCTTCTTTGTGATCActtcctttttcttctcaatCAACCTTCCTTTTACTCTTTGTGCCGATCATTTTCAATATGCCAACTGCAGCCAGGCCATCAAGTGTGGCAACATCCCAAACATCTCGTACCCCTTTTGGGGAGTGAACCGAGCTGATTACTGTGGCCAACCCTCCTGCGAAGTCGAATGCCAAGACAATATCCCAGTGATCAATATCTCCGATGTCAAATACAGAATTCTTGAGATGAGCTCTAGTAGTACAAATCGGATGGTTAAAGTTGCTAGGGATGATTATTGGGAAACTCTCTGTCCCCCAAGTTATATTAATGACTCGATCATAGACCCCTGGCTTTATGATGATTTCAACTCTCGAAACCTGTCCCTTTACTACGACTGCAACCCTGCGGCTTTTGAAACCTACACAGGGTTAGATTATTCGAGCAATTCACAGGTTTGCAGTAATAAAGTCACTGTCTCCTTTACCACAAAAAATCTCAATTCTGCTATCGATGTAGTTTCTGCGGGCGTCTGTAAAGATATGGTTAACCTTACGGTATTTGAGACAGCTTTTATTGCTCTGGAGAAGAACTCAACAAAGATCCAAGATGCGATAAAAGGCGGTTTTGAATTGGGATTAGGGATTGATACTGGTCCATGCGACAGTTGTGAGGCATCGGGAGGGAAGTGCGGGGTTAGCCATGGTGAATTTATGTGCTTTTGTCAAGACCAGCCCGTTAGTACAAACTGTAGTAGTTCATCAG ATTCTCCAAGTTCACGTTCACCTGGTCCTATCGCAG GTTCTCCAAGTTCACTCTCACCTGGTCCTATCGCAG GTTCTCCAAGTTCACATTCACCTGGTCTTGTCGCAG GCATTTCGGCTGGTGTGGCTGGGACAATCTTAGTTGTTGTCAGTATTATGTACAAATCAAGAAAAAGAATGGGCCTCTACAAGAATTTTACGAGGGATGAGTTTGACATCGAGGAATTCATAAGGAATAATGGATCGCTTACCCCTCAGCGGTATACTTATTCAAAGGTGAAGAAAATGACAAATGCATTCAAAGATAAAATAGGGAAAGGAGGATATGGCACTGTATACAAAGGAGTTCAACCTGATGGCCTTGTCGTGGCAGTGAAAGTCCTAAGCGAATCCAAAGGTAATGGAGAAGAATTTATAAATGAAGTTGCTAGCATTGGTAGAACTTCCCATGTCAATATAGTCACTCTTTTGGGATTCTGTTACGAAAGGGATAAAAGAGCTCTGATTTATGAGTACATGCCTAATGGATCTCTGGATAACTTCATACATAAACAAGGATCTGACGTTAATGCAAATTGCCGCTTGGAATGGAAAACATTATCTGAAATTGCAGTTGGCATTGCTCGGGGTCTAGAGTACTTGCACCGTGGTTGTAACACAAGAATTTTGCATTTTGACATAAAGCCGCAGAACATTCTTTTGGACAAAGATTTTTGTCCAAAAGTATCTGATTTCGGCCTTGCCAAGCTATGCAAAACGAAGGAAAGTATTGTATCGATGATGGGAATGAGAGGAACTGCAGGATATATTGCACCAGAAGTATTTAGTCGAAACTTTGGAGGAGTCTCTCACAAATCTGATGTTTATAGCTATGGAATGTTGGTTCTTGAAATGGTTGGGGCAAGAAAGAATGTGGATTCCGGAGTATCTCATACTAGTGAAATGTTTCCACATTACATTTATAAAGATCTAGAGCTAGAAAATGATGGAAGTATTTTGGGGGATCTATCAGAGGAGGAAAACAAAATAGTAAGAAAGATGATATTAATGAGTCTATGGTGCATTCAGACAAGTCCATCTGATCGGCCATCAATGAGCAAAGTGGTAGAGATGCTAGAAGGTCCCCTTCATTCTTTGCCCATTCCACCGAAGCCTTACTTGTTTCACACTGCAAGGTTTGCAGAGGAATCTGCGACCACATCTCAACCATCTGAAACAGGCTAG
- the LOC112189921 gene encoding LEAF RUST 10 DISEASE-RESISTANCE LOCUS RECEPTOR-LIKE PROTEIN KINASE-like 2.4 isoform X2, with amino-acid sequence MNSLLVQSLITFFVITSFFFSINLPFTLCADHFQYANCSQAIKCGNIPNISYPFWGVNRADYCGQPSCEVECQDNIPVINISDVKYRILEMSSSSTNRMVKVARDDYWETLCPPSYINDSIIDPWLYDDFNSRNLSLYYDCNPAAFETYTGLDYSSNSQVCSNKVTVSFTTKNLNSAIDVVSAGVCKDMVNLTVFETAFIALEKNSTKIQDAIKGGFELGLGIDTGPCDSCEASGGKCGVSHGEFMCFCQDQPVSTNCSSSSVSPSSLSPGPVAGSPSSLSPGLVADSPSSRSPGPIAGSPSSLSPGPIAGSPSSHSPGLVAGISAGVAGTILVVVSIMYKSRKRMGLYKNFTRDEFDIEEFIRNNGSLTPQRYTYSKVKKMTNAFKDKIGKGGYGTVYKGVQPDGLVVAVKVLSESKGNGEEFINEVASIGRTSHVNIVTLLGFCYERDKRALIYEYMPNGSLDNFIHKQGSDVNANCRLEWKTLSEIAVGIARGLEYLHRGCNTRILHFDIKPQNILLDKDFCPKVSDFGLAKLCKTKESIVSMMGMRGTAGYIAPEVFSRNFGGVSHKSDVYSYGMLVLEMVGARKNVDSGVSHTSEMFPHYIYKDLELENDGSILGDLSEEENKIVRKMILMSLWCIQTSPSDRPSMSKVVEMLEGPLHSLPIPPKPYLFHTARFAEESATTSQPSETG; translated from the exons ATGAACTCCCTTCTGGTTCAATCTTTGATTACCTTCTTTGTGATCActtcctttttcttctcaatCAACCTTCCTTTTACTCTTTGTGCCGATCATTTTCAATATGCCAACTGCAGCCAGGCCATCAAGTGTGGCAACATCCCAAACATCTCGTACCCCTTTTGGGGAGTGAACCGAGCTGATTACTGTGGCCAACCCTCCTGCGAAGTCGAATGCCAAGACAATATCCCAGTGATCAATATCTCCGATGTCAAATACAGAATTCTTGAGATGAGCTCTAGTAGTACAAATCGGATGGTTAAAGTTGCTAGGGATGATTATTGGGAAACTCTCTGTCCCCCAAGTTATATTAATGACTCGATCATAGACCCCTGGCTTTATGATGATTTCAACTCTCGAAACCTGTCCCTTTACTACGACTGCAACCCTGCGGCTTTTGAAACCTACACAGGGTTAGATTATTCGAGCAATTCACAGGTTTGCAGTAATAAAGTCACTGTCTCCTTTACCACAAAAAATCTCAATTCTGCTATCGATGTAGTTTCTGCGGGCGTCTGTAAAGATATGGTTAACCTTACGGTATTTGAGACAGCTTTTATTGCTCTGGAGAAGAACTCAACAAAGATCCAAGATGCGATAAAAGGCGGTTTTGAATTGGGATTAGGGATTGATACTGGTCCATGCGACAGTTGTGAGGCATCGGGAGGGAAGTGCGGGGTTAGCCATGGTGAATTTATGTGCTTTTGTCAAGACCAGCCCGTTAGTACAAACTGTAGTAGTTCATCAG TTTCTCCAAGTTCACTTTCACCTGGTCCTGTCGCAG GTTCTCCAAGTTCACTTTCACCTGGTCTTGTCGCAG ATTCTCCAAGTTCACGTTCACCTGGTCCTATCGCAG GTTCTCCAAGTTCACTCTCACCTGGTCCTATCGCAG GTTCTCCAAGTTCACATTCACCTGGTCTTGTCGCAG GCATTTCGGCTGGTGTGGCTGGGACAATCTTAGTTGTTGTCAGTATTATGTACAAATCAAGAAAAAGAATGGGCCTCTACAAGAATTTTACGAGGGATGAGTTTGACATCGAGGAATTCATAAGGAATAATGGATCGCTTACCCCTCAGCGGTATACTTATTCAAAGGTGAAGAAAATGACAAATGCATTCAAAGATAAAATAGGGAAAGGAGGATATGGCACTGTATACAAAGGAGTTCAACCTGATGGCCTTGTCGTGGCAGTGAAAGTCCTAAGCGAATCCAAAGGTAATGGAGAAGAATTTATAAATGAAGTTGCTAGCATTGGTAGAACTTCCCATGTCAATATAGTCACTCTTTTGGGATTCTGTTACGAAAGGGATAAAAGAGCTCTGATTTATGAGTACATGCCTAATGGATCTCTGGATAACTTCATACATAAACAAGGATCTGACGTTAATGCAAATTGCCGCTTGGAATGGAAAACATTATCTGAAATTGCAGTTGGCATTGCTCGGGGTCTAGAGTACTTGCACCGTGGTTGTAACACAAGAATTTTGCATTTTGACATAAAGCCGCAGAACATTCTTTTGGACAAAGATTTTTGTCCAAAAGTATCTGATTTCGGCCTTGCCAAGCTATGCAAAACGAAGGAAAGTATTGTATCGATGATGGGAATGAGAGGAACTGCAGGATATATTGCACCAGAAGTATTTAGTCGAAACTTTGGAGGAGTCTCTCACAAATCTGATGTTTATAGCTATGGAATGTTGGTTCTTGAAATGGTTGGGGCAAGAAAGAATGTGGATTCCGGAGTATCTCATACTAGTGAAATGTTTCCACATTACATTTATAAAGATCTAGAGCTAGAAAATGATGGAAGTATTTTGGGGGATCTATCAGAGGAGGAAAACAAAATAGTAAGAAAGATGATATTAATGAGTCTATGGTGCATTCAGACAAGTCCATCTGATCGGCCATCAATGAGCAAAGTGGTAGAGATGCTAGAAGGTCCCCTTCATTCTTTGCCCATTCCACCGAAGCCTTACTTGTTTCACACTGCAAGGTTTGCAGAGGAATCTGCGACCACATCTCAACCATCTGAAACAGGCTAG
- the LOC112189921 gene encoding LEAF RUST 10 DISEASE-RESISTANCE LOCUS RECEPTOR-LIKE PROTEIN KINASE-like 2.4 isoform X3 — translation MNSLLVQSLITFFVITSFFFSINLPFTLCADHFQYANCSQAIKCGNIPNISYPFWGVNRADYCGQPSCEVECQDNIPVINISDVKYRILEMSSSSTNRMVKVARDDYWETLCPPSYINDSIIDPWLYDDFNSRNLSLYYDCNPAAFETYTGLDYSSNSQVCSNKVTVSFTTKNLNSAIDVVSAGVCKDMVNLTVFETAFIALEKNSTKIQDAIKGGFELGLGIDTGPCDSCEASGGKCGVSHGEFMCFCQDQPVSTNCSSSSVSPSSLSPGPVAGSPSSLSPGLVAGSPSSHSPGLVAGISAGVAGTILVVVSIMYKSRKRMGLYKNFTRDEFDIEEFIRNNGSLTPQRYTYSKVKKMTNAFKDKIGKGGYGTVYKGVQPDGLVVAVKVLSESKGNGEEFINEVASIGRTSHVNIVTLLGFCYERDKRALIYEYMPNGSLDNFIHKQGSDVNANCRLEWKTLSEIAVGIARGLEYLHRGCNTRILHFDIKPQNILLDKDFCPKVSDFGLAKLCKTKESIVSMMGMRGTAGYIAPEVFSRNFGGVSHKSDVYSYGMLVLEMVGARKNVDSGVSHTSEMFPHYIYKDLELENDGSILGDLSEEENKIVRKMILMSLWCIQTSPSDRPSMSKVVEMLEGPLHSLPIPPKPYLFHTARFAEESATTSQPSETG, via the exons ATGAACTCCCTTCTGGTTCAATCTTTGATTACCTTCTTTGTGATCActtcctttttcttctcaatCAACCTTCCTTTTACTCTTTGTGCCGATCATTTTCAATATGCCAACTGCAGCCAGGCCATCAAGTGTGGCAACATCCCAAACATCTCGTACCCCTTTTGGGGAGTGAACCGAGCTGATTACTGTGGCCAACCCTCCTGCGAAGTCGAATGCCAAGACAATATCCCAGTGATCAATATCTCCGATGTCAAATACAGAATTCTTGAGATGAGCTCTAGTAGTACAAATCGGATGGTTAAAGTTGCTAGGGATGATTATTGGGAAACTCTCTGTCCCCCAAGTTATATTAATGACTCGATCATAGACCCCTGGCTTTATGATGATTTCAACTCTCGAAACCTGTCCCTTTACTACGACTGCAACCCTGCGGCTTTTGAAACCTACACAGGGTTAGATTATTCGAGCAATTCACAGGTTTGCAGTAATAAAGTCACTGTCTCCTTTACCACAAAAAATCTCAATTCTGCTATCGATGTAGTTTCTGCGGGCGTCTGTAAAGATATGGTTAACCTTACGGTATTTGAGACAGCTTTTATTGCTCTGGAGAAGAACTCAACAAAGATCCAAGATGCGATAAAAGGCGGTTTTGAATTGGGATTAGGGATTGATACTGGTCCATGCGACAGTTGTGAGGCATCGGGAGGGAAGTGCGGGGTTAGCCATGGTGAATTTATGTGCTTTTGTCAAGACCAGCCCGTTAGTACAAACTGTAGTAGTTCATCAG TTTCTCCAAGTTCACTTTCACCTGGTCCTGTCGCAG GTTCTCCAAGTTCACTTTCACCTGGTCTTGTCGCAG GTTCTCCAAGTTCACATTCACCTGGTCTTGTCGCAG GCATTTCGGCTGGTGTGGCTGGGACAATCTTAGTTGTTGTCAGTATTATGTACAAATCAAGAAAAAGAATGGGCCTCTACAAGAATTTTACGAGGGATGAGTTTGACATCGAGGAATTCATAAGGAATAATGGATCGCTTACCCCTCAGCGGTATACTTATTCAAAGGTGAAGAAAATGACAAATGCATTCAAAGATAAAATAGGGAAAGGAGGATATGGCACTGTATACAAAGGAGTTCAACCTGATGGCCTTGTCGTGGCAGTGAAAGTCCTAAGCGAATCCAAAGGTAATGGAGAAGAATTTATAAATGAAGTTGCTAGCATTGGTAGAACTTCCCATGTCAATATAGTCACTCTTTTGGGATTCTGTTACGAAAGGGATAAAAGAGCTCTGATTTATGAGTACATGCCTAATGGATCTCTGGATAACTTCATACATAAACAAGGATCTGACGTTAATGCAAATTGCCGCTTGGAATGGAAAACATTATCTGAAATTGCAGTTGGCATTGCTCGGGGTCTAGAGTACTTGCACCGTGGTTGTAACACAAGAATTTTGCATTTTGACATAAAGCCGCAGAACATTCTTTTGGACAAAGATTTTTGTCCAAAAGTATCTGATTTCGGCCTTGCCAAGCTATGCAAAACGAAGGAAAGTATTGTATCGATGATGGGAATGAGAGGAACTGCAGGATATATTGCACCAGAAGTATTTAGTCGAAACTTTGGAGGAGTCTCTCACAAATCTGATGTTTATAGCTATGGAATGTTGGTTCTTGAAATGGTTGGGGCAAGAAAGAATGTGGATTCCGGAGTATCTCATACTAGTGAAATGTTTCCACATTACATTTATAAAGATCTAGAGCTAGAAAATGATGGAAGTATTTTGGGGGATCTATCAGAGGAGGAAAACAAAATAGTAAGAAAGATGATATTAATGAGTCTATGGTGCATTCAGACAAGTCCATCTGATCGGCCATCAATGAGCAAAGTGGTAGAGATGCTAGAAGGTCCCCTTCATTCTTTGCCCATTCCACCGAAGCCTTACTTGTTTCACACTGCAAGGTTTGCAGAGGAATCTGCGACCACATCTCAACCATCTGAAACAGGCTAG